Within Bacillota bacterium, the genomic segment ATGGTACACTCATCAAGACGGGGCGCAACCTGGAGGTGCACGATGATATGGAAAAGTGGGAATGTACCGTATGTGGGTATATTTACGATCCTGATGTAGGTGATCCTGATTATGGCGTTGATCCGGGGACGGCGTTTGAAGACCTTCCGGATGATTGGGTATGCCCGGAGTGCGGGGCAGGAAAGGACCTCTTCGAGAAGCAGGAGCTT encodes:
- a CDS encoding rubredoxin produces the protein MEKWECTVCGYIYDPDVGDPDYGVDPGTAFEDLPDDWVCPECGAGKDLFEKQEL